The segment CATTCGGCTGCTTTTTTTTTCTCTTGCACCCTCCAGAAACATAGAGAATAACCTGTTTTCTGGACCTGTACCACCAAAATTGATTACTATTCCAAATTTCAGGTGaaacttttaagttaatttcTGTAGTTTGTCCTTTTTTGCAGTTTAGCTCCTATTTTTACCTTATGAGATTTTATAAGACCTCCCTTTAATGGTGCAGAAGCGCAGGCAATCCCTTTAACACTACGATAATACCTTCTCCACCATCTCCATCTCCTTTGTTATCTCCTTTGGAGGCGCCATCTCCTTGGTCAGCTCCTTCAGCTAATGTAAATGGGCCATCAGCATCTCGATTACCAGAACCTGGTGGGAAAACGAAGCACAACACTACTAGCAAAATCACATGGATACCTATTGTTGGGTTGTTTGCAGTAGCAGCCCTTGCTTTGGGCGTATGTTTCTTCTTGTTCAGACGCTGTAAAAGAAAATTTAGTGAGAAAATAGGCAAGAATCAAGAGATGGAGAAGCATGGTGTCATGACTGAGACTCGCAAACCTGATAAATCTTCACAAAAGCCTTTGTATCAAGTAGAGAAAGGTAATCAACCTCCCCCGTACTTTTTCTCTTTCCTATTCATTATTTTTCCCATTTTCCTTCCAATCAACTAAATTTTATCGTCCAAAGCAGTGCCCAAGGACACATTTCGGGGAAAGGAACACAGTATAGACATGACAGGATTGGATAGTTCTCTGTCAACCAGCGCACGTCCTTTTCCACTTGTGTCCGCCGAAAAAATTCCCGGTGATCCAATTTTTACTGCTTTAAGCCCAAAGGAAAATGCTTCTAAGAGTTTAGGCTCTGCTAATTTCTTCACAATTGCATCTCTTCAACAATATACGGACAGCTTTTCTCAAGAAAATCTTATCGGCAAAGGCATGCTAGGCACAGTTTATAGAGCTCAACttcctgatggaaaggtatgcATCTTATGATGTATCTTGAACTTTTTGCTATCTCTGGATGTAATACTTGCAAATCGAACTCTTGTTTTTTCATGTTTGTATTTGTTTGTTTTCTTTGATTCAATGTTGATATTTTAAGAGTCCTGTTTAATTTGCAGAAGGCTCTTTTCTACAAAAATGATGATGGACTGATCAATTGCATTGTCTCTAATTTGATTGTTGCTCGGATGTGTTATTctagatatttttttatttttgcacCCTTCGGTCTAGATTTAACTTGGTCTGTGCTTAACGGTACTGTGGTAGCTGCCCATCCTAGACAAGATTGTGTTATGTGCGTTGCTCTGTTTCCCTCCATCTTCAATGGATTCCAAGAGAAAACCATGGTCTTTATTTGATGTAATGTATTGTTTGTGTTCATGTTGCCCTTCTCATGAGGTTGTCAACGCATCTCTAGGTACTGGCAGTCAAGAAACTGGAGCAGTCTGCTTCAGCGAATCTAAGTGACAGCGAGTTCCTTGAGCTCGTGACAAGTATCTCAAAACTTCAGCACCCAAATATAGTTAAACTTGTCGGTTACTGCCTGGAGCATGGACAGCGCTTGCTTGTTTACAATTACTGCCATCATGGGACACTTAATGAGGCGTTACACCTGGATGACGAGATCAAGAGAAAGCTTTCATGGAATACCCGTATGATTCTGGCACTTCAAGCTGCAAAGGCTCTAGAGTACGTTCATTTTGGCGAAAACTGAATGTGATTTTGACAAGAaaattaggttatttgatttaAGAGATAATTTTCCTGGTTCACCTGTTCTTGAAATACCCATTTCAGCCTCTTGCTTTAAATCCTTTGATCTTGCCCGGTTTCTCAAAACAAATCTTCCACTGCCCACTTTTTACTCGTTATTGTTTGGAGACTTGATTGTGCTGTTTTATTGATGAAGATATTTGCATGAGGTCTGTCAGCCACCCGTCGTACACCGGAATTTCAAGTCTACAAATGTGTTACTAAATGATGATCTTTCTGTACGAGTTTCTGACTGTGGCTTGGCTCCTTTGTTATCATCTGATCACATGACTCGGGTAATATCTtgcagttattttaatattgttTGATATTTTCATCGATGTTAGAACGATGCAGTCATTATTCATGTTCAGATGTTGGCAGTACTCGAATTTGCATTGATGCTAGTGTTTTTTTTATCAGTTGCAAGGTTCTGGTTACGGTGCTCCAGAACTCGAGACAGGAAGCTACTCTCAGCAGAGTGATGTTTTCAGCTTTGGAGTTGTGATGTTAGAACTTCTCACTGGTCGAAAATCTTATGACAGGTTATCACATATTTATACTGATAGCTAGAAACTGGATATTCTGAGTATTGCTACGTTAAACTCTACCTTAAAAGAGGACAACCTCATAAATAATCTTCATCCCGAAACAGATTCCGTCCTCGAGGATCACAATATTTGGCTAGATGGGCATTGCCACACCTTTATGATATAGATGCATTGTCAAGAATGGTCGAGCCTTCGCTAAAGGGTGCTTATCCATCTAAATCTCTCTCTCGACTTGCTGATATAATCACGCTATGTATTCAGGTATATTCCCATTTCCTTTTCTTATACTCCATGGATTGGTTTTAAGTGAGATTGCTCAATAATGGACTCAAGACCTCGTTtcattttatttgttgtttgGGCCCGATGTCTAAGGTTTCGTTTGAACATATACGTAGTGTTGTGTAAGTTTaacttcaattatttttttagacaagatttttgtaaaatatttttttaaaaattgttatcTAATTATAGTTTTTAACGAACAATTTATAGATGTTTTTACAATGGAAGACAAAGGATGAATATTAAAACAAAATTACTTTTGAATTATTAAAAAGTTCTTATATAATATTTCTCCTAacacatttatttttaaaacaacttttaaaaatgtttataattttttttttaaaaaaaaaacacttttataaaaacgTTTATAATTACTTGTCGAATAAATTTGACAACCTTTTAAATCGCATATGACATGATGCCTAGGAAACTTGGGATTGTATTGATCGACATTTGAATTATGGTGATTGTAATTGTGAATTTTACGTGTTTTGTTTCTTTTCCACAGCCTGAGCCGGAGTTCAGGCCACCGATGTCTGAGATTGTCCAAAAGCTATCGCACTTGGTATCGAGTGATCGCTGAGCAGCGTGCACGGGTCGAGATGGCAAGAATCTTGAATCTTTAACTGTTGGCACttacattatttttgttttttttccatGTAAATCATAGCCTCAACCTGTTGCTTTTCTGGGTGCATGTATATTTTTTAAGGTTTGCTTCAAATGAGTGGTGATTTATGTATCATATGTTGTCTGTAAAATAGCATTGTGTCTTTATTTTTTGGTGTGAGAGAAATTATACACTGTATTTTCCCATCTCATCTGTATTCAATGATTATTACATTGTttttttctataataatatatcATGTATAAACAAACAACTGCTGCTGGCTGGTGAAGATAATTTATGTAGCAGGAAAAATAGAATTTCGACACTGCGGGTCAATTACAAGgggaaaaaagaagaaaagttgcGCCAGTCTTGTCTCAATCTGCCCTGTGGCTCTGGACTGGGTGGCCTTTTGTGTAGTAAAATAGCGTCAAAGTCTAATTTGGGTTCAACGTAGTTTTCATATGAAACGGTTTAATAGATTTATGTTTCGGAGATGAGTTGATttttacttatatttataatataaattaattttttaagtaaaaaataattttttttcatgagtCGATTTAAATGAGACATCCACTTCacaaaatttaatcgtaaaagtgtTTCACGTTATTTACCATAGTTGAGAATTTTCTATTAAGGCTAGGGAATGCAATGGGTGGGTTCCAAAATTTAAATTCGTGGACAAATTCATAGCACCAAATTGTGGGTCTTCTTGAGTTAATTTCTTTTGCAATCATTGAATTCCACGTGGTTCTCGTTACATAAATGTACTTCAAAATGTGTGTTGGACAAACTAACATGTGGCATTATGAACCCGTTCTGGATGcgtccgaatttttttttttttttttttttttttaactggATGCGTCCGATTTGATTAAACAAAATGTTAACTCCatcatttttatttgtttatttatttttacaacCACCGTTTTTCGATGAGTTCTAATAAATTATTGGATAATACAATATCTTATAAATCATGCTACATTACTATTTCGTAATGAGCAAACTTAGTGCAACATGCTAAGGGCTTACGGGGGTGTTCTTGGAGGACTTTAGCTACTAGTTCGCCGATCGGAGTTGCGCTGTTCACTACAAACCAGTTATCTAGTTTTCCTTTTTTTGCGCTCTCAACGAGTGCTCAGCAAGAGACAATGAACAAGAGCTTTACACGCATCTGAGATTCTAAAAAAGGAATGGCCGGAGGGGATAAACAATCAACATCTTACTAGCAGCTCCGTTGTTTCCAGCCCCCAATCCGCTCTCGCTCGCCGCTACTAACGGGGTCTCGGATACTTCCATCCGAAGGGGTGGTCTAAGTAAAGCCAAATAAAAACCCTCACCCTCGATTTTAACACCCGAAATAAGTGTTTGTAAGAACACGTGATTATTTGTCAAGTGTTCACCAATTCTACTAACTTACTGTTCGGATACTTCGTAAAAGTTTCGAAGCTTCATTAATTGTGCGAGATGCATCGTGCGTCATTGAGTCATTAACTTCAAGGGTTTATTGCACCAAACTCTCCtgttaaatattgaaaatgcacatttctctcttgtgaaattttaataggtatCTCAGCCTAAGCTTCTGTAATAGTTGCACGTTTAACATTTGTCACGACGATTTTGTTAAACACGCGTTGTTTTGACGCCAaaataactatttttttttataataattaggATTATGATATGAAAATGACATTTTATTATTGTAACAATTTTCATATCTACTCAAATACATTACCCACATTAGGATATAtaatttttcttcacaaatacACGTGATGTATTTGAGTAAATATGAGAACtactacaataaaagaatgacaTTTTCGTACTATAGACCTAATATTGTAACAGATACCTAATATTATCAAAACAATGGTTGATTAGGCGCTGTAACAACGCTTGTTCAATAACTCACTGCGTCAAGGGTTAAACATACAACTATTACAAAAAAGTAAAGGTTAAAGTgcatattaaaatttcacataaaaaagtgtgtattttcaatattttacagaGAAATTTGGTACAATAAACTTGTAACTTTAAATAATCAACCATAAAGCAGTTAGAGTGcaacaaatcaaataaataaatttaaggcACCAGTCCTACCATCCTACAAATAGAAGGTTTAATTAGCATGCCTACTAGATAGttgtttcttaaaaataataatcaggTAACAACTTTCTGTTGTCATTATACTAAAAACGTTTAATGGAGGGGATAAATCATTGATTGATTActcatttttattatatataatgtttgactgaaattttacaaaaatatttgtaatatACATCATTATCTTATCTAAATATATTGTTGATTTATGatctttataatatatatatatatatcgtctcATCCAAAATCCAAACAATATATAAAATGCATGGAATTCTCATTGGCTACACTGCTGGGATGAGAAAACCATCGGGTAtacatttgttttgtttttttaaatctaatttatattttcacaaaaaacaaaatcaatattttttcctAAAttcattattataatattatgttatgtatgtataaagttttttttaaaaaattaattgtgGTGGATTCATGTGCATTCTAAATCCGCGTGTTAATGCAGACATCTCACGTCTCTATCCGACATACAATATAATGTTTATGGAACAAACACGACAATCAACATAGTATAAAAAGGTTGGAAATTTAACTAATAATTCGGTGAAGACTTCAGACCAagattaattacaaattttaaatattgatttAGCACTAACCGAAATTTCCATGTATTTATTAGGAGACTGGTTCATTCCTAACACATTATCTATTATGAACCACGTCATCATCActgtaaaaaatatataaactacTATC is part of the Henckelia pumila isolate YLH828 unplaced genomic scaffold, ASM3356847v2 CTG_494:::fragment_2:::debris, whole genome shotgun sequence genome and harbors:
- the LOC140872924 gene encoding protein STRUBBELIG-RECEPTOR FAMILY 3-like — protein: MEKHGVMTETRKPDKSSQKPLYQVEKVPKDTFRGKEHSIDMTGLDSSLSTSARPFPLVSAEKIPGDPIFTALSPKENASKSLGSANFFTIASLQQYTDSFSQENLIGKGMLGTVYRAQLPDGKVLAVKKLEQSASANLSDSEFLELVTSISKLQHPNIVKLVGYCLEHGQRLLVYNYCHHGTLNEALHLDDEIKRKLSWNTRMILALQAAKALEYLHEVCQPPVVHRNFKSTNVLLNDDLSVRVSDCGLAPLLSSDHMTRLQGSGYGAPELETGSYSQQSDVFSFGVVMLELLTGRKSYDRFRPRGSQYLARWALPHLYDIDALSRMVEPSLKGAYPSKSLSRLADIITLCIQPEPEFRPPMSEIVQKLSHLVSSDR